The Nocardia sp. NBC_01503 sequence CTTGTTGTCGGTGACCGACGGCTGCTCCAGCAGGACGACGTCCTTGTAGAAGCCGTTGACGCGACCTTCGGTGATCTTCGGGAGGGCGGCCTCGGGCTTGCCCTCTTCGCGAGCGGTCGCCTCGGCGATCGAACGCTCCTTCTCGACGAGGTCGGCGGGGACCTCTTCGCGGGTGACGTACTTGGCCTTGAGCGCGGCGACCTGCATGGCGGCGGCGCGGGCAGCCTCGGCGGCGGCTTCGCTGTCACCGGTGTACTGCACCAGCACGCCGACGGCGGGGGGCAGATCGGTGGCACGCTTGTGCAGGTAGGTCGCGACCGGGCCGTCGTAGGAGACGACGCGACGCAGCTCGAGCTTCTCGCCGATCTTGGCGGCCAGCTCCTGCACGGCCTGATCGGCGGTCTTGCCGCCCAGGTCGACAGCCTTGAGTGCGTCCAGGTCGGCCGGACGAGCCTTCGCGGCAGCCGCGACGACAGCGTTGGCCAGCTCCTGGAACTCCGCGTTCTTGGCGACGAAGTCGGTCTCGGAGTTGATCTCGATCAGCACGCCGTCGAGGGCGGTGACCAGACCTTCGGCGGTGGCGCGCTCAGCGCGCTTGCCGACGTCCTTGGCGCCCTTGATGCGCAGGATCTCGACGGCCTTCTCGAAGTCGCCGTCGGTCTCCTCGAGCGCCCGCTTGCAGTCCATCATGCCGGAGCCGGTGAGGTCGCGAAGCTTCTTCACGTCAGCGGCGGTGTAGTTCGCCATGTCGGGCGAGCCTCCTCAGTGTTGGTCTGTGGTGGTCACACCTTGCCGCCCGCTTCCGAACAGGAAGGGGCGGCAGGGTGAACGAACGTCGTTAGGACGCGACTCAGAAATCAGCCGGGGTGGAAGCCGGGGGAACCTCGGCAACCGCGGCCTCAGCGGCGGTCTCGACGGCAGGAGCCTCGGCCTCGGCGGCCGGGGTGGCCGAAGACAGCAGTTCCTGCTCCCACTCGGCGAGCGGCTCGGCGGCCTCGGGCTTCGAATCGCCACCGGCACGCGAGGCACGAGCCTGCACGCCCTCGGCGACGGCGGAAGCCACAACGCGGGTGAGCAGCGCGGCCGAACGGATCGCGTCGTCGTTACCCGGGATCGGGTAGTCGACCAGGTCGGGATCGCAGTTGGTGTCCAGGATCGCGATGACCGGGATGTTCAGCTTGCGAGCCTCACCGACGGCGATGTGCTCCTTGTTGGTGTCGACAACCCAGATGGCCGAGGGAACCTTGGCCATATCCCGGATGCCGCCCAGGGTGCGCTCGAGCTTGTTCTTCTCACGCGTCAGCATGAGGATTTCCTTCTTGGTGCGACCCTCGAAGCCACCGGTCTGCTCCATGGCCTCGAGCTCCTTCATACGCTGAAGGCGCTTGTGCACGGTGCCGAAGTTGGTGAGCATGCCGCCCAGCCAGCGCTGGTTCACGTAGGGCATGCCGACGCGAGTGGCCTCGGCCGCGATCGACTCCTGGGCCTGCTTCTTGGTACCGACGAAGAGGACGGTGCCACCGTGGGCGACAGTCTCCTTGACGAACTCGTAGGCCTTGTCGATGTAGGTCAGCGTCTGCTGCAGATCGATGATGTAGATGCCGTTGCGGTCGGTGAAGATGAAGCGCTTCATCTTCGGGTTCCAGCGACGGGTCTGGTGTCCAAAGTGGGCGCCGCTGTCGAGCAGCTGCCGCATTGTTACGACGGGCATGGCCTCGTAACCCTTTCATTGCTGGTTGACGCAGGGATCGGCGATCTCTGCCCTGGCGCCCACGGCCACCGGAACCTCCAACTGAAAATCTGGGGGACCAGCCGACGACCCTCGATGTGGGCGCGCGAAGTCGGGTTGCGTTCAAGCAAACCGCTGGATCAGTTTACGGTGCCGTCATCCGAGACCGAAATCGGCCCCGCGCGCAACCCGCTGGCCTGGGGATACTCACTTTCCCAGGACGGCGTATTCGACCGTGAGCACCATCGCGACCAACGCCACCGCGACAATCGAGACGGTCACCGCGCGAATACCTCGCGCGCCATTGTTCCAGTCGCCCTTGCGATGTGAATGCAGTACTCGACCGCGGCGCACACACACCACCGTGACCACCAACAATGCGATACAGGCGAAGAATTCGGCCACCGTCACCGCAGGCCAATCACTGTCGAAACCGGCTTTGAGGAAGAGCACCGCGTTGGCCATGGCCGCGATCGCGGTGCGCCGCCAGGCCAGAGCGGTGCGCTCGGCCGCGAGACCCGCCTCCGGACCGGTCACGACAGCAGCAGGCCGATGCCCGCGAGCACCGCGATCACCGCGATGCCGCCGGCCAGAATCGGGACCATCAGCGTGCGCGGGAGCTTGTCACCGCGCTCCATCGACGCCTGCACATGCCGCCAGCGACCGTACGCGCCGACCGCGATAACGCCCGCGAGCACGATGCAGCTGACAGCAACCGCCGAACGGACTCCGTGATGGCGGAAGGGTTTCACGAGTTCATGCACCGCGACGCCACCCGCGAGCAGGCCCAGCGCGGTGCGCATCCAGGCCAGGAAGGTGCGCTCGTTGGCGAGGGTGAAACGGTAGTCGAGCTCCTGCTCATGGACCTCGGTGAGCTCTTCGATCCGGGCTTCGCTGTCGGCGATCCCTCGTTCGACAGCGGTCTCGTCCCGCTTCGCGGGATTTCCGGACGGCTCGGCGGAGCCCATCTGCATTCTCCTTCGTTTTTGCGGGTGAGCTGGCGAATAGTGCCTGGTACAGCAACTTTCGAGGATTTCAACCATGCGGTATTCACAAGGCGCGGAGTATCCACATTCGCCGTTCACGGTAGTCCGGGGACAGACGCGGACGCGCACAGTGAACGCATGCGCCTGATCGTGTCGATCGCCCTCGGCTGGTTGCCCCTACTGCTGCTCGGACCGGTGCTGTTCGCACCGGAATGCCTCGCCGCGCCGACCGGATTCGACTGGCCGCTACAACCTCGACCGGCGGTGGTGCGCGGATTCGACAAACCGGAGCGGAACTGGCTGCCGGGGCATCGCGGCGTGGACCTGGCCGGATCCCCGGGACAGCAGGTGCTGGCCGCGGCTGCTGGCACGGTGGTCTTCGCCGGAACGGTCGCGGGCAAACCGGTGCTCTCCATCGACCATCCCGGCGGACTGCGCACCACCTATGAGCCGGTGACGCCGTCAATTCCGGTGGGGCGCACGGTGAATCGCGGTACCGCGATCGGGACCCTCGATCGCGGTCACAGCGGCTGTCCGGTGAGTGCCTGCCTGCACTGGGGATTGCGCCGGGGACGCGACTATCTGAATCCGCTGGGCCTGATCCATCAGACGCCTATCCGGCTCAAACCCCTGACACCGACCACCGGATGAAGAACGATGGGGCCAGGATGTAGGAATGTCGCACGAGTCCGCTTCAGCCCCATTCACCTACTCCGATGTCGGAGCCACCGGTGGTGAATTCCCACCGGGGTACGACCATTTCCGGCTACGCCGCCGAATCGGTTCGGGGCGGGCGTTGTTCGACAAGGCCGGATCGCAGCTCCTCGCATACGAAATGCAGCGTGGGACCGGCATTTTCGTTCAGGCGAGTACGCCGAACGCCGAACCCGGCACCGAATTGAGTGTCCGGCTCGGGTTCGGTCCGTTCGGGATCACCGCCCCGTGCCGTGTGGTCTATGTCCTCGATGAACCCAACCGACGCGGCTTCGCCTACGGCACGCTTCCCGGACACCCGGAGAGCGGAGAGGAGTTGTTCGCCGTCGAATACGACCCCGCCGATGACTCGGTCCACGGCATGGTCGCGGCCTTCTCCCGCCCCGGCACCTGGTACACCCGGGTAGGCGGCCCGGTCGTCCGAATCATCCAGCGCTGGTTCGCCGCTCGCTACATAGCAACCCTGCGCCCGCGCTGATACAGCCGATGTGCGGGTAATGCCGCAGTGGCCTTCTCGACTATCACCAGCGTGAATACCTGCGCGGTCGTTGACGGGACGGATGCGACGCCGAGGGATCGCGGTCGGCTCTTTCGCTAGTCCAGATGTCCGGCGAGGGCGTCCGCTTCGGCGCGGAGCGCGGCGGCTCGGTCGGCTCCTCCGGTCAGGGACTCGTATTCCGTTGCGGCGGTGCGGCGCTCGTCGACCTCCGACTGGACGATGGCCGCGATATCGGCTTCGGTGAGGATGCGGCGAGCACGCTCGGCGGTGCCCAAACCGACGGCGCTGGTCTCGATCGCGCCCGCGTGAACATCGGATGCGTCGACGGCCTCGGCATTGTCGATCGCCCCGAGCGCCGATCGAAGTGCGGCGGTGGCACTTCGATCGCGCGCCTTCATGGCCACCGGGAGGGCAGCGCGCAGGCGATCACGCAGGGGCGGGACTTCGCTGGGGCGTTCGGTCGTCATGATCATCGACGCTACGTGCGGCGGCGAGCTTCGTCGAACATATTCGAGGTCGGTCGCGCGGTCGGGCCGGTCACCGTCGGCGGTCCGACCCTTACGGCGTCGGTCAAACCCCTGCGGGCGTGCCCTTTTCGCTCTCGGCGAGTTCGGACTTCCAGCGGCGGAAGCCCTCCTCGGTGCGGCCGCGACGCCAGTAACCGGAGATGGATGCCCATTCGGCGGTGACACCGCGTTCCTTGCGGATGTACGGGCGCAGGTCGTGCATGACGGCTTGTGCCTCACCGTGGATGAAGACGTGGACCTGGCCTTCGAGCCAGGGTTCGGCGCGCACGGCGGCGGCCAGGCGCTCGCCCGGATCGGCGTCGCCGCGGTGGATCCAGGTCAGTTCCACACCCTCGGGATGGACGAAGGCGAGTTCGTCCGCGGGGCCGGAGATTTCGACGAAGACGCGACCGATCGCGTCACCGGGGAGGGCGGCACAAGCGGCGGCGATGGCGGGCAGGGCGGAGTCGTCACCGGCGAGCAGATGCCAGTCGGCGTCCGCGCGCGGAGCGTACGCACCGCCGGGGCCGAGCAGGTCGATGGTGTCACCGGGTTCGGCGGCGGCCGCCCACGGACCGGCTACGCCCTCGTCACCGTGGTAGACGAAGTCGATGGCGATCTCCTGCGCGGCGGCATCCACCGAGCGCACGGTATAGGTGCGCATGACGTCACCGTCCGCGCTGGGGAAAGCCAGTTTGACGTAGGCATCGGTGAAGCCGTTGGGCTGGAAGGCGGCGAAGCCGGGGCCGCCCAGGTGCACGCGGATCAGATGCTCCGAGAGGCGGATGGTGTTCTGAACGACAAAGGTTGTGCGGACGCGGGCCAAGGGGCACCTCCATAATTAGGGTTACCTAACTCAACCTAGCATGCGCTTCGACTGTTCGTCGATAGAGTTCCGATAGATCGTCGATCACGACAACTTGTCGACCAGCGTGGCCAGTGCGTCGGCCAGGGGCTCGAGGCCGGGACCCGGCGGACCGCCGGGCTCGGTCATATAGGTGTCGCGACGAATCTCCACCATCAACGCGGAGACGCGCGGATCTATGCCGTAGCAGTCCAGCGGAACATAGGTTCCCGCGAACGGACTGTTGATTCCGACGCCGCCGAACTCCGCGAATGCCTCCGCGGCATAGGCTTTCAGCTCGGCCGGAGTGTGGAAATCGTCCACGCCGAGGCAGATCGACGGGCGGTCGCCGTCACCGTGCAGTTCGTAGGGCAGGCGTTCGGTGGGGTACGAGTGCACATCGATGATTACGGCACGTCCGGTCGCCAGCAGTCGGTCGGCGACCACATCGGTCATTGCCCGCGCATACGGACGGAAGTAACTATCCAGGAGCAGTACGGGGTCGAAATCCTTGTCCCGCAGCAGGTCCCGATGCGTTGTGCGCGTGTAGACCGCGCCCATACCGACGGCGAGCATCTCCTCACGCTCGTCGGGGAAGCGCTCCGGGTCGATGACCAGCCGGGAAAGCCGGTTCACGAATTGCCAGGGCCGCGTCGCGGCAAGTGCCGCGGCGGTGGCGGCCAATTGTGCGGTGTGCGCATCGGTGATGTGGTCGAGTTCGCGGACCAACGCCTGGTCATCGAGGACGATATCGCCGCGAACGGCTGCCGGAATCACTCGCGAGGAGTGCGGAACGTGCAGGATCACCGGTGAATCGGCCGCGCCCGGCCACAATGCGACCGAGTCGGGCATCGCAGCCGTGCTCATGCGCGCGGATGGGCCTGGTCGTGCACCTTCTTCAGGCGATCGATCGAGACGTGCGTGTAGAGCTGCGTCGTGGCCAGGCTGGCATGACCGAGAATCTCCTGTACCACCCGCAGGTCGGCCCCGCCCTCCAGCAGATGTGTCGCCGCCGTATGCCGGAAGCCGTGCGGCCCCATATCCGGTGCACCGGGAATCGCGGAGATAACCTCGTGCACAACGGTTCTGGCCTGTCTGGGATCGAGTCGCCGCCCGCGCCGCCCGAGTAGCAGCGCCCGCCCGGACTGCGGAGTCGCCACCGCCGCCCGGCCGAACCGCAACCAGGCGTCCAGTGCCTGATCGGCCGGTCCGCCGAAGGGCACCGCCCGCTCCTTGTTCCCCTTACCCAGCACCCGCGCCAATCGCCGCTCCCGATCCACATCCTCGATATCGAGGCCGACCAATTCGCTCACCCGAATCCCGGTGGCGTACAACATCTCCACGATAAGCCGATCCCGCAGCGCCATCGGATCATGCTGCGCCGCACCCGATTCCGCCGCATCCATGGCCGCTCGTGCCTGATCTCGCCCGAGAACAGCGGGCAGCACCCGATGCGCCTTGGGTGACCCCAGCCGAGGCCCCGGATCCACGCCCAACCTCCCGGTATGCGTCAGCCAGGCCGTGAATGTCCGCGCCGAGGAGGTCCGTCGCGCCATGGTCGTGCGAGCCGCACCGCCCGCCGCCTGCGCCGCTAACCACGCCCTCAGCAAGGCCAAATCCACCTCCCCCACACCGGAATCCGCCGCCCGCTCCACCAAATGCTCCAGCAGCGATCGCGCATCCCCCATATAGGCCCGCACCGTATGCTCCGACCGATTCCGCCCCAGCCGCAAATGCCGCCCGTACTCGGTCAGCAGCTCCTCCAGATCCTCGGGCAATCCACTCATCCCCCCACCGTTCACCTCCCCCACCCGGCAAATCAAGCCCCCGCGCCGTCGACCGTGCCACGGCCGCGCCTGCGCCGGTTCCGGTCGTGTTCGGCCACTATGGCTTCCGCGCCGCGGGTGGTGGAGCGGGCGAGGCGGTACCAGCCGGAGTCGTCGCAGGCGACCAGCCCCGCGATCTCCAATGCGGACAATGTCGCGCGGACAACCGGAAGCGAAAGTCCGGTCTCGACCATCAACGAGCGCGCCACTCGTGAACCGGCCGCGGGTAAGGCGGCGTAGATCAGCGCCTCGTCGTCGGAGAGATCGTCCTCCGGCGATGCGGAGACGGTCGTCGGCAGGGAGAAGCGCAGTGGCCCGGCCTCGTCGAGGATGTCGGCAGCGCTGGTCACCAGAAATGCCTCACCATCGCGAATCATCCGGTGGCAGCCGACCGAGGCCGCCGAAGTGATCGGCCCCGGGACCGCCAAGGCCGGGCGCCCCAGGCGACGAGTCCATTTCACGGTATTGCGCGCACCACTCCGCGCACCCGCCTCCACGACCACCACCGTGTCCGCCAGCGCGGCAATGAGCCGATTCCGCGCCAGGAAGTGATGCTTCCGGGCCGATGTACCGGGCGGATACTCGCTGACAACCAGCCCGCTGGCGGCGATCTCGGCCAGCAGGTGATCATGCTGCACCGGATACGGCCGGTCGACACCGCATCCGAGCACCGCGATCGTGGACCCGCCCACCGCCAGTGCCGCCCGATGCGCCATCCCGTCGATCCCGAACGCCGCCCCGGACACCACCGTCCACCCCCGCGCCGCGAGCTCCCCCGCGATCTCCCCCGTGGCGTGATTTCCATACCCGGTACTGCACCGAGCACCTACAACGGCCACGGCCCGCTCGGTGCACTCCAACAGCGACCGAGGTCCGCGCACCCACAGCACCAACGGCACGGCAGCCGCGTCATCCTGTTCCGGATCCAACTGTCGCAACCCCAACATCCGCCAAGCGGGCCACTCCGCATCATCCGGGGTCACAACCCGCCCTCCGAGTTTGGCCATCAACGCCAAATCCGCTGCGGCCCGGTCGATCCCACGCCGCATCTCGGTCGGCCCCCGTAGCACCTCGGGCAGCGCACACTCTCGCACCGCCCGCGCCGCCTCCACCACCCCGACCGACTCGATCAGCGAAGACAATGCCGCACAAGGCCCTTCGACAACCCGCGACAAATAGACCCAGGCCAGTCTGCGTGCCTCGGCATCTCCGTTGCCGAGCCGGTCGGCATCGACCGCCGCGCACGCGGGATGGTCATCGCCGGCCGCTCCGGCGGCCACGGTCTCGTTCCCGGCAGGAAGGCCGCATTTCGAAAGAGTCAGCGGCACCGTCCCATTCGCAGCGGTCTCGCCGCCCGCTGATTCGCTGTCACGTCCGGACTGCGCTGTCACCGCGAATTCCTGGTCAACGGTCGGCGCTGTTGTGCCGCTGCTCGATTCGACCGAGGCAGGCGTGGATTCTCTTGGGGTACAGCGATTCTCCGCAGCGTAGTCAGGCGACCAGGGGTCCGAGTCGTTCGAATCGCAGGCAGGGCCGCGGCTTCGGCTGTGGTCGGTACGTCCGATGCGGTGATCGCCGGAGGCATGGCCGGGCCGCGCGGTCATGCGGCACCTCGCTGTCGGAAGTTCAAGGCCTGCAGGACGTCCTGGGCGGTGGGGAGATCGCCGCCGCGAAGATCACAAACCGTCCAGGCAACCCTTATCGCTCTATCCGCGCCGCGGGCGGACATGCGGCCGTGGCGGAGAGCGTTCTCCACCGGGGCGAGGGCCTCCCGTGGGAGGCGGAACATTTGGCGCAGGATGTGGCCTGGGACTTCGGCATTGGTGGACAGACCCAGGGCGGACCAGCGCTCGGCGGCGGCGTTACGGGCCACCGCCACCCTGGCTCGGACCACCTCGCTGCTTTCGACCTCTTCACCGCTCAAGGCTCCTGCGGATTGGGCATGCATTTGGACAGCGAGGTCTATGCGGTCGAGCAAGGGACCGGAGAGTTTGCCCAGATAGCGACGGCGGGCCAGCGGGGCACAGATGCAGTCGATATCGCGCGCGGGCGCGCAAGGGCATGGGTTCGCGGCGAGGACCAATTGGAATCTGGCCGGATAGCGCGCCACGCCGTCGCGGCGGGCTATGCGAACCTCGCCCTCCTCCAAGGGAGTTCGCAGCGCTTCGAGGACCTTCGTTCCGATCTCCGCGCATTCGTCCAAGAACAGGACGCCGCGATGGGCGCAGCTGGCCGCGCCCGGGCGGGCCGAACCCGAACCGCCGCCGATCATCGCGGCCACCGACGACGAGTGGTGCGGGGCCACGAAGGGCGGCGAGAAGATCAACGGGTGATCATCCGAGAGGATCCCCGCCACCGAGTGAATAGCGGTCACCTCCAGGGACTCACGTTCGCGCAGTGGCGGCAACAGGCCCGGAAGACGCTGCGCCAACATGGTTTTGCCGATGCCGGGCGGGCCGGTGAGCAGCAGGTGGTGCCCACCGGCGGCGGCCACCTCCAGCGCCCAGCGGGCCTCGTCCTGGCCTACCACCTCCCGCAGGTCGCCGGTGGGCGGTACGAGCGGTGGCGCGGTGGGCTCCGGCAGTGCCAACTCCCCGCCGCCGCGCAGCCAATCCACCAGTTCGCCCAGGCTGGCGGCGCCCAGGACGCGGATACCGTCCACCAGCCCGGCCTCGGGCAGCGCGGCGGTGGGCACCACAACCGTGCCGCGACCGGCCGTGCGGGCGGCGAGTACGGCGGGCAGGATGCCGCGGACGCGGCGGACCCGGCCGTCCAGGGCCAGCTCACCCAGCAGCACCGTATCGGCGAGCCGCTGCGCGGGAATCGAGCCCGCCGCATCCAGTACCGCCGCCGCCAAGGCCAGGTCGTAGACGCTGCCGACCTTGGGCAATGTCGCCGGGGACAGGGCCAGGACCACCCGGCCGTCCGGCCACTTCTCCCCGGTATTGCTGACCGCCGCCCGCACTCGATCACGGGATTCCTGCAATGTCGTATCGGGCCGCCCCACCAGGTGCACCGAGGGCAATCCCTGCCCGATATCGGCCTCGATCTCCACCAGTTGCCCGTCCACCCCGGCGACGGCCACCGAAAACGCTCTCCCCAAAGGCATTTCAGAACACCCCCTTGAGGTGTTCCACCACCGGCTCGGTGCCCTGCCGCATGAGCACCGACACCACATCGAACCGGACCCGCGACCACGGCCACTGCTGTTCGTGCAGCCACAGTAGCGCCAGCCGCCGAATCCGCTGCTGCTTCAGAAACGTGACCGCTTCGGCAGGCGACCCGAAGGCGACCCCGCGCCGCGTCTTCACCTCGACGAAGGCGGTCACCCCCTCGGTGTCCCGCCCGATCAGATCCAGTTCCCCGTACCGGCATCGCCAATTGCGTGCAACGATCTCCATCCCGGCGGCGCTCAGGTACCGCGCCGCCAGCTCCTCCCCATGCGCTCCGAGCGCGAGATTGTCTCCCATGAGGCCAGCATGGCCGGGCCCGAAGCGGACCCGGCCATGCCGACCTGCGGAAACAGGTTGCCTGTGGATAGCGAAAAGCTGTGGATTACTCCGGAAGCCGCAGGTCAGGCTTCTCCAGCTCTTCGATATTGACATCCTTGAAGGTGATGACGCGAACATGCTTCACGAAGCGAGCGGGCCGGTACATATCCCAGACCCACGCATCGGACATGCGCACCTCGAAGTACACCTCGCCATCGGCGTTCTGCGGCCGCAGTTCAACCGTATTGGCCAGGTAGAAGCGGCGCTCGGTCTCCACCACATATGAGAACTGGCCGACGATGTCCTTGTACTCGCGATATAGCGAGAGTTCCATCTCGGTTTCGTACTTCTCGAGATCCTCGGCGCTCATCGGGTGGAACGTCCTCCTTGTCGCCCAACTGGGTGTAGAGACATCATCCCGCATACGCGGTATCGGTAGCCACCCGGCCGGTCTCGCGCACATTGCGCCAGGACCGACGGTGCTCCGGGGTGATGCCCAACCGCTGTAGGGCCTCGGTGTGTTCGGGCGTGTTGTAGCCCTTGTGACCGGCGAATCCATAACCGGGGAATTGCTCGTCCAGCTGCACCATCATCCGATCCCGGGTGACCTTGGCGAGCACGCTCGCCGCGGCGATACAGGCCGCCGACGCGTCGCCGCCGATCACCGGCAGCGACGGCACCGGAATGCCCGGCACCCGGAACCCATCGGTGAGAACGTACCCGGGCACCGGGTCCAGCCCCGCCACCGCACGCCGCATGCCCTCGATATTGGCGACGTGAATACCGATGGCGTCGATCTCCCAGGCGGGGATGACGATCACCTTCCAGGCCAGGGCGACCCGTTTGATGATCGGGAAGAGCTCCTCGCGGGCCGCCTCGGTGAGCCGTTTGGAGTCGTCCAGTCCGGCCAGCGAGGTGTACGCCTTGGGTGCGAGCAGACAGGCCGCCACCACCAGCGGGCCCGCCGACGGACCGCGGCCCGCCTCGTCGACCCCGGCGACGGGACCGAGGCCGCTGCGAATCAAGGCCGCTTCGAGCGTGCGTAGCCCGCCCGCCTTGCGCATGACCACGCGCGGCGGCCAGTCGCCGCGTTCGATCGGCTGAATCACCTTGCCGCCCCGTGGCTTCACACCACGTATGGACCCGTTCGCCATCTTCCCCACCGGTCGATTATCCCGCTGTGCTCAGTTGGACTGAGGGTCTTGCGACTTCACGAATCCGATCCGGCCCAGTGGCCAGATCTTGTAGACCGCCTTACCGCGCACATCGTCGACCGGAACCGTGCCCTGCAACTCGTCACGCATGTGATAGCGGGAGTCCGCGGATTCGGCGCGATTGTCGCCCATCACCCAGAGATTGCCGTTCGGCACCTTGATCGGCCCGAACGCGCGACCGCCGGCATTGAACGGCACATCCGGGTGCGCCGGATCGAACGGATTGTTGAACTTCACGTACGGCTCGTCCAACGGTTTGCCGTCGACCAGGATGCGGCCCTGCGCGTCACAGCACTGCACGGTCTGGCCGCCGGTCGCGACCACCCGCTTGACCAGGTCGTTCTCATCCGGCGGCACCAGGCCGAAGAACGAGAGGAAGTTCTGTACGCCGCGCACCACGGTGTTCCGCGAGCGGATGGAGGTGTAGTGCTTGTTCCAGTCATTGGTCGGGCCGACGAACACCACCACATCACCCGGCTTGGGATCACCGAAGTAGTAGCTCAGCTTCTCCACATAGATGCGGTCGCCGGTGCAGCCCGCGCATCCGTGCAGGGTGGGCTCCATCGACTGCGACGGAATCACATAGGGCCGTCCGATGAATGTCACGACCAG is a genomic window containing:
- the lepB gene encoding signal peptidase I, coding for MADESESVTVSGADDEGRAADAPTSKPKKKQRPFWQELPMLIGIAAVITALVVTFIGRPYVIPSQSMEPTLHGCAGCTGDRIYVEKLSYYFGDPKPGDVVVFVGPTNDWNKHYTSIRSRNTVVRGVQNFLSFFGLVPPDENDLVKRVVATGGQTVQCCDAQGRILVDGKPLDEPYVKFNNPFDPAHPDVPFNAGGRAFGPIKVPNGNLWVMGDNRAESADSRYHMRDELQGTVPVDDVRGKAVYKIWPLGRIGFVKSQDPQSN
- a CDS encoding ribonuclease HII, translated to MERGDWPPRVVMRKAGGLRTLEAALIRSGLGPVAGVDEAGRGPSAGPLVVAACLLAPKAYTSLAGLDDSKRLTEAAREELFPIIKRVALAWKVIVIPAWEIDAIGIHVANIEGMRRAVAGLDPVPGYVLTDGFRVPGIPVPSLPVIGGDASAACIAAASVLAKVTRDRMMVQLDEQFPGYGFAGHKGYNTPEHTEALQRLGITPEHRRSWRNVRETGRVATDTAYAG
- a CDS encoding DUF2469 domain-containing protein, which codes for MSAEDLEKYETEMELSLYREYKDIVGQFSYVVETERRFYLANTVELRPQNADGEVYFEVRMSDAWVWDMYRPARFVKHVRVITFKDVNIEELEKPDLRLPE
- a CDS encoding YraN family protein → MGDNLALGAHGEELAARYLSAAGMEIVARNWRCRYGELDLIGRDTEGVTAFVEVKTRRGVAFGSPAEAVTFLKQQRIRRLALLWLHEQQWPWSRVRFDVVSVLMRQGTEPVVEHLKGVF